One genomic segment of Ricinus communis isolate WT05 ecotype wild-type chromosome 5, ASM1957865v1, whole genome shotgun sequence includes these proteins:
- the LOC8285055 gene encoding NAC domain-containing protein 86 — protein sequence MDGVEAENSNLEELDLPYGYRFRPSKAELLVHYLKRKIMGEQLPANVIPTIDVYACNPEQLPFRLFTRGISHIWFFFSKRRKGKILTKDGYYDFASPPRGAIYEKIEPAAGSRKTRKLVGFMRRLHFYYGRPPTGIKSRWTIEEFRIDPDTVDVNKDDHATKRKVSNLVVCKVKGPLLYPEPWNEISETFCELEEDEVSEEDD from the exons ATGGATGGAGTTGAAGCAGAAAACAGCAATCTAGAAGAGCTTGATCTTCCGTATGGATATAGATTTAGGCCCTCCAAAGCAGAGCTACTGGTTCATTATCTGAAGAGAAAGATAATGGGAGAGCAACTTCCGGCTAATGTGATCCCTACTATTGATGTTTACGCTTGCAATCCAGAACAACTTCCTTTCA GACTCTTCACGCGTGGAATTTCACATATATGGTTCTTCTTTTCCAAGAGGAGAAAAGGCAAAATCTTGACCAAAGATGGCTACTATGATTTTGCCTCTCCTCCTCGTGGTGCAATTTATGAGAAGATTGAACCTGCAGCAGGATCGAGAAAAACCAGAAAGCTTGTCGGTTTTATGCGTCGACTGCATTTCTACTATGGAAGGCCACCTACAGGAATAAAATCTAGATGGACTATAGAAGAGTTCAGAATTGATCCTGATACTGTTGATGTAAATAAAGATGATCATGCTACAAAACGAAAG GTTTCGAATCTTGTTGTCTGCAAAGTTAAGGGACCTCTACTATATCCTGAACCCTGGAATGAGATATCAGAGACATTTTGTGAACTTGAGGAAGACGAAGTATCTGAGGAAGATGACTAG